Genomic DNA from Halalkalicoccus tibetensis:
GTACGGAGATGGCATCTAATACGATGGATAGCTATCCGGTGACTGAACAGTGCAGTAGAGAAGCGACCCTCTATCAATCATCGAATACATCCGTAGCTTTTAATCACTAGGTGTCAGTATACGACACGGGTACTGGCCGTTCAGACATTGCGGCTCCGTACCCCGTATCCGTGGTGGGCTGGATTCCATACCAGCCCCCGCCTCTCACCAACATTCGCAGCTTAGCCGATTCTGCTTCGTCAAGATGACAATCTCTCGTTTAGCCGAACAAGTCCGTAGCTTTTTCGCGGAGAGTGTCGATGGCTCACATGGGCACGGGATCTGATGTGGCCCATTGTAATCCTGCTGCCTGTCGGGGCTGGGATCACCCTGCCCCGAAGAGAATCGTCGCGTCTGACTACACTACGGAGCTATGGATCTCCTGAAGGCGAGACGATCTCTACTGTTAGTGATCCGGTTCACCAACAGGCGCTTCAAGTCGATCAACCTGCACCACGAGAATTCTGTTGGTCGTATCGATACCGTCGAGAGTTCCTCCGACCACAAGCTTTGAGAGTGGCGTTGGACCAACCGTAATCGAATCACCGTTCTCGTAGTCCTGAACGGATCCCTGAATGTGAATCTCCGCGCGACACTGTTCGGGATGCTGAACGCTCGAGAGATCGATTTCACGGATATTAGCATCTTCGACGGCCTCACCATTGTGAGTCAGCGAAACCGCGGCCGGCTCGTCCAATTGATCCATGT
This window encodes:
- a CDS encoding Rrf2 family transcriptional regulator — protein: MSAIELTASQKSILTALVDLHRNRENAVKGDEIAGEVDRNPGTIRNQMQSLKALQLVEGVPGPKGGYKPTVTAFEVLDMDQLDEPAAVSLTHNGEAVEDANIREIDLSSVQHPEQCRAEIHIQGSVQDYENGDSITVGPTPLSKLVVGGTLDGIDTTNRILVVQVDRLEAPVGEPDH